The Halomicrobium zhouii region GGCGGCCGGGACTGTCCTCCCGACCATCTTGCTCGCGCTCGCCTTCTCCGTCGGGACGAACAGTGGCACCATCGTCCCCTTCCTCCTGGTTGGTCTCGCTATCCTGACCGCCGTCCCGTTCCCGCTGGCCATCTATCGCGACGCGACCTACGTCCGGCTCAACTCCAGTGGCTGGCGGCCGAACCCGGGGAACTACCTCAATCTCGCCGTCTTCTTCTTCGTCCTTGCGCCCGTCGTGTTCCCCATCACGGGGGGCTACTATCTGGTTCGCCGACACCGGGCGATCGGGACGGTCTGACCGGAGCGACGAGGGCTCGCCACTCGTAACAACGGACGACACTTTCAGTTTCCGTAACGTATTCCTCCGACCCCTGTGCAGCCTCCGCCGTGAACCGACAGACCCTCCTCGTCGCGCTCGTCGCCGCCGCGGCCGTCGCCGCGTTCGGCGTCGGCGCGGCGACCCTGGACGACGCCCTCGGGCCGTCGGACCCCGCGACCGGCGGTGACGGCGAATTCGTCGACCGGCAAGGTCGCTACGGCGCGGGTCCGGCCGACGACGCGCCTCCCGTGGGTGGGTCGTGCGAGACCTGTCCGGCTACCGGCATCCAACTGACGACGACCGGCCTGCTTCCGACGGTCCCCAGAACTGTCCTCCTCGCGCTCGCCGGCCTCGGTTCGGTCGTCACCGGCTTGCTCTGGCTTCGCGCGGGTCGTGGCACTGGCGCGGCCGTCGACGGCGTCGCCGACGACCATGCGGGCCTCGACACCGACGACGACGCCGGGTCGACTGCGGCGTGGACGCCCGACGACCCGCCCGCGTCGAACCCGGTCTACCGCGCCTGGCGCGACGTCGCCGACGCCATCGACGCGAGCGACCCGGAGACGACGACGCCCGGCGAGTACGCCGCCCTCGCCAGAGAACGAGGCTGGAACGGTGTAGCC contains the following coding sequences:
- a CDS encoding DUF4129 domain-containing protein, which gives rise to MNRQTLLVALVAAAAVAAFGVGAATLDDALGPSDPATGGDGEFVDRQGRYGAGPADDAPPVGGSCETCPATGIQLTTTGLLPTVPRTVLLALAGLGSVVTGLLWLRAGRGTGAAVDGVADDHAGLDTDDDAGSTAAWTPDDPPASNPVYRAWRDVADAIDASDPETTTPGEYAALARERGWNGVAVDTLTDLFRRVRYGRAEVTDERAERARSAAERARGGTEHAGAGDPAAEDGP